TAGACTGTTTATTGCATTCAGTGGGCGATATATGTAAATGGTAAGTTTGCATACATTACTATATTTTGGGGCGATATCAATTAGTTAATCACATTTGAgaataaatgtttacatttagcCTATTTCATACATGTCCAGGCTGAGGACCCGTTATTTCGGCAAATGACGGTAAATTTCCATTGCTCAACATTAGGCTACTAcaccaactttttttttttttacctcacaaGATCTTAGATTTTCAACCGTGCGTTACCTACGGACATTCCAGTaatgttctgtgtttctgttgccTAATAGGTAAACTAATGAGACCGATGCATTTCTTGTGCTATACCGATAGTCATCGTGCAATATATGACTCGTTTTTGAAGTTGAAACTGAAAACTCTGTAGCCGCTTTACTTGAACTTTGTTTATCAAGTCTTCGTCCCACTATTTGATGTTTATaccatgtactgtataaatAGGCTGCTGCTGATTCTCTCAGAATGCATAATTCATGCAATGAAGATGTTGCCCATTTGGAGGTTTGTTCGTAAGTTAATTGCGAAATTTCATTTTTCGAAAGGGTTGCTTTTCGTATTACTTCTATTGCTGCATTATTTCTGCAACTCTGAACACTAGGGCCAATAACTTTTCCTTCATCTCTGGCAGGTTATTAGCATTGCTGTTTAAAGTGTGCCATCCTGTTAAAAGCATCTGACTGGGGATTGCCTGGGGATTGCTTGAATTTGGATAAGCTTCATTATTTCATCAACATGCTTTTCGCAAAACTGGCTAGAGTGGAAAGGCTGACAGGGGTGACAGCATGGCAAAAATTACTGATCCCTTTGAGCCAGCAGGAATTCCCACGCCATTACAGTACCTCTTTGGCACTAAAAAAGAGTCCATCCTTTAGCTACGTGATTGTAGGTGGTGGCTCTGCTGGTTGTGTGCTGGCCAACCGGCTCTCTGAAAATGCTGAGGATTCTGTGCTTCTCCTGGAGGCTGGCCCCAAGGACATGGTTCTCAACAGCACTCGGCTGACCTGGAAGATCCACATGCCTGCGGCGCTGGTATACAATCTGTGCGATGACCGTTACAACTGGTTCTATCACACCAGGCCCCAGAAGCACATGGACGGGCGAGTGCTGTACTGGCCTCGTggcagggtttggggtgggTCGTCCTCCCTTAATGCCATGGTTTACATCCGAGGCCATGCTGAGGACTACAATCGCTGGCACCGGGAGGGAGCAGTTGGCTGGGACTATGAGCATTGCCTCCCTTACTTTAGGAAGGCCCAGTCACATGAGCTGGGAGCCAACCGCTACCGAGGAGGAAACGGTCCGCTCCACGTGTCGCGTGGTAAGACAGACCATCTGCTGCATCAGGCTTTCATTGAGGCTGGCCAGCAGGCCGGGTACCCCTTCACCGATGACATGAATGGCTATCAGCAGGAGGGTCTGGGATGGATGGACATGACCATCTATAAAGGTAGACGAGCAAGCATTGCTGCCCATCTTTGTCTCCCACAGGCGAAAACAAACAAGGCCTTTTGTCCTATCGTAGTGACCTCAAAACAAGTTTCCTCACATCCTGCCAGACGAGATGCTGTGTAGAAAGAAGTATAGATGACTATTTGACCAATATTTTAGAGTCCATACTAAACTTGCCTTGTGCTATGACATCTTTCACTCAGGGCATCTGTTTCTAAGTGTGGTGCCCTTAACTAGGGATAAGCGTGTGAAAGGCcaagggaagtacaatttaaattgctacctgtacaactaTTTGACCTGTGCCTCCCCAGGTAAGAGATGGAGCACTGCCAGTGCCTACCTGCGCCCCGCTTTATCCAGGGCTAACCTGAAGACAGAGGTCCGGTCCCTGACCACAAAGGTCCTGTTTGAAGGAACCAAAGCAGTGGGTGTTGAATACATGCAGAATGGAGAAAAGAAGAAGGTATGCAACCGGCTATCAATTGAACAGTCCATTGCAGTGTTCCTCGGgttaatatattaaatatagctCACCCAAAATTATTTGGGTGCAGGAAATGCAGAAGTTTTcaatgtgatttttttccaaACATTAAAGGAGACATGTCGCTTTCATGCTGGTATTAATGATACTCATTTCCGAGTCCAATGAAATGAGGTAGGTTTTAGACTCCTTGTTCTGCAGCACTGATGCAAATTGAGCTGATATCTTAATGTTGCGCAGGTGTATGCAGAGAAAGAGGTCATTCTGAGTGGGGGCGCTATCAACTCCCCCCAACTGCTCATGCTTTCTGGGGTCGGGAATGGAGATGACCTCAAAAAACTGGACATTCCAGTGGTGGCTCATCTCCCAGGTGCCATCTATGCTTAACTTTGAACTTATTTCTTTGCGTTTGTTTTACCACAATTAAAGAAATATTGTTACATTTGGCTGAGCAAGATAGAGCAGTCATTCCATCATCCAGTCAGTCTTTCAGACACATACTGCGAAAAAAAGCTTTAGGTGAATATTATGACCCATATTAAATAGTTTGTTTCATATATTGTGCAGGTATGCTAATAAAGTACCATTTAAATAAAGCGGATTATCTGCACCATAACCATATGAAAATCgtttacaaatctaaaattgtgaagtagagccaaatcaagaaatatatatgtctttgtcccaaacgttatgaaGCTCACTGCATATCATcatatttgattttgttttgtgttaatgCTCTTTCATACTGGTGTTGATATTGCGTATAGGAGTTGGCAGTAATCTCCAGGACCACCTGGAGCTCTATGTGCAGCAAGAGTGCATTCAGCCAATCACTCTCTACAAGGCCCAGCAACCTTTCCACATGATCAAGATTGGCCTCGAATGGCTTCTGAAATACACAGGTACTTCTGCATGCCAAGTCCAAGTGAATAAGTGCAAGTACAGACAGTACAGTAAGTTCAGTTGAAATGCACAACTAAATAAACATTCCATGTTCAGACAAAATGCACAGGTAACAAAGCTGTTTTCTGTTGTGCAATAGGTGTTTCTGCCAGAGGAGAAGATATAATTTAGTTCTTAGGGTAACTTAGGGTAACTCCAACTTATAGCTTGATACCATTGCTACAGTAGAGGCATATCCCCTTACtctacaaagaaaacaaaagaaaaaaggtattcatgaaaatattacaGTAACCCAAACTGTAGACTCGAGCAGAATATTGGTGCTGGATCTACCCAGATAGATTAAGCATTTGTTGTAGCTGGTTTGGTTattcttaaagtatatattgcTGTTTTAATCATTGTATTTTCTGTCTGTCCGATTGTTTGTTTGGCATGGGGGGAGTGGAGTTCTATTTTGTTAAGCTGATCTTAGGGTGATGTGGTCTTTCCTAGGATACGGTGCCACAGCGCACTTGGAGAGTGGGGGTTTTATTAGGAGTCGCCCGGGTGTCACTCACCCAGACATCCAGTTTCACTTTCTTCCCTCCCAAGTCATTGACCATGGGCGGGTCAACCCCAAATTAGAAGCCTATCAAGTAAGCAAGACCTCGGTCACATGAGCTTTCAGTTGAGTACAGCACATAACTGGCCTATCCTGTGATTAAATCTCAGCTGCCATTGCACATTTGCCTTCCTTACTTTACAGTCAGGAATGTTCATATGTATATACAGCATGTTCATATACAACGTGTAAATATGTATCTTTCTTATGAATAAATTACATATTGTAATGTACATTTGTTGAATGAGGTTTGTTGTGTTATAGGTTCATGTTGGCCCAATGCGAAGTACCAGTACTGGATGGTTAAAACTTCAGAGCACTAACCCCCTAGAACACCCACTCATTGAGCCCAACTGCATGTCCACAGGTAAAGTCTTCCCTGACCACCAATTTGTTAGTATTTCCTTGTTACTGGTCTGCAGGTAAAGCAATACCCACAAACTCACATTCAGTTATTGTCCTTGTATGTAAAGTCGACCTAAACTATACGCTGGGCCCATGCGCTGCTTGTTATAAAGGCATATGCGCAAACAATGGTTCTAGAACACATTTTGTGCATTCCCATTCTCCACGTTCACTGTGGATTATTTGCGCTGTGGTGTGGACTGACagaactttattgtgctttcaGATCTAGATGTCCAGGAGTTCAGAGATTGTGTGAAACTCTCCAGAGAGATTTTTGCCCAACGTGCTTTTGACCAGTTCCGTGGACGGGAGGTCCAGCCTGGGCCCAAGGTCCAGTCAGACAAAGAGATAGACGCCTTTGTGAGGCAGAGGGCTGACAGTGCGTACCACCCATCGTGCACATGTAAGATGGGCCAGCCCTCTGACCCTATGGCAGTGGTGGACCCACACACACGGGTTATAGGGGTGGAGAACCTGCGTGTGGTGGATGCCTCCATCATGCCCAGTGTGGTGAGTGGCAACCTCAATGCCCCCACCATCATGATAGCTGAAAAAGCCGCTGACATCATTAAAGGTCGACCACCTCTGCAGGACCATGATGTCCCAGTGTATCAGCCACCCAGTCTGGAGACCCAGCGGTGAGTCTGCTTAGGACTCAGTCCTGGTCATCTCCAGTCCTACAGACCAGCCTCTGACCCCACAGACACAAGGCATCCATCTTGGAAGTTCAGGGTCTCAAAACTTAAAAAGGGATCAGTAAAAATCactacagtttttaaaaaatatcaacaatgttctctttaaaataacaaaactttTTAATTTCTTTGATTAGTGATATGCCTTCTGAATTCTTAGTTAAAGTAGGAATATGTTGAAGTATAAAGTACTTAGCtgctgttatttcattttacatgaTATTTTGTATAACAGATTCAACTGATTTGTGTGAAGACCTAGATGATATTTTAGCATAGAAATGTTGGTAGACTTAATTTTTGATTTGATGTCTGATGTCCCGAATGTAAATCCTTCAGGGTTACTGGTCTTAATGAAAGCTATTTTCaaattgagcactttatttgtcCATGATGTATACATAGTATTATAGTATTAGTACTGTAAATAATTATCATATAATAATCTTGGCTGTAGTACTGTTCATGTTGATAATACTAAAACGTTTATCAAACTAAAAAATTTGAAGTTAATCAAAAAAGTTAGCTATAACAATAATATTGACAGGCTGCTGGTGATGGGTGCTGACCTCTTTGTAAAGTGTGTAGTTCATTGGCTCCCTGAGCTTTTAAAGCTTTACTGTGAGCAAATCTATTTTATGTTTGAATGGCATTAAGGTCATTCATAAGACATACAGGTACATGCAATTGTAAAAATACCTTTTCTCCTGTCTTCTAAAGCAGGTGGGTTGTGTGCCACAGTCGCTATTCAAAGTGAAAATGAATTCCTTTGGTTAAGAATGTAGGCTTTCTTTTACACAGAATTGAATTAGCACAATCCATTATGCCAGGAGAGGCAGTGACAGTTACTGCCATATATTCTGCCCAAATATTTAGACAGCGGTACTCCCACACTGTTGAAATACAGAAATCAAATTGGATTTGTGGTTTATTTGCACTATTTCATTGTGTTTACAATACCTAGCAAAAAATATCATTAATTCAGATGTTTTTGTAATGATGCAGGGACTACAAGCAGTGTTCATGAACATGACTACAAACTTAGAACTATTAGGTATGCAAAGTATTCTGATGAACTATATGCACAAAGTTGAATCTGAGGTTCATAGTGTTGCTTTATTCTGCAGTAATCATTAGAAAATAAGTGGgaagtatttcattttgattccgggcatacaaaaatgttctcatTGTTATAAAATCTAGTGGGTACTAAATTATTTGCTCTGAAAACAACTTGAATAAAAACCTTAAAGGCCATACATGTGGAGTTCAAGTAGAAGAAATTGCCACAGGTATTTAGCTTCATATTTTATACATACTTTACATTTATGTCTCTACATCtcaatacatatttaataacagtaataaataatatatctaTCATGAGAAATGACTGAACAGGTTTTTCTTTGTAAACGCATTTATAGTTTAcgatttaattgtatttttttaacccACAAAAATGGTTGTAATACAGGAATAAAGGCCttgtatttcagtttttaaacaTATCCAAACATTGTAAAGTCAGTGGCATCGTAAATTACAAATATAGATTTCACTATAccgtacacacagtcacatggaAAGTACAAATAATCCACCTTATTACACAAAAATAGGAGAAACACTCCATAGCACTATACAATTTATGTGTGCAGTGGTAGACAGCTATGTGCTCGTATTTTAACATCATTAGAATAGAATGAAATCATATATTTTCTTGCAGGAATCCCTGATgtgaggtaaaataaataacttgatTTAGTCTCGagttgaacaaaaatgtacacaacGGATTAAAAAAGGATGCATATTTATAGTCTTATAATTGCTACTTTCAGTGTGGCTTAATGTACGAgggtcattaaaaaaataatcgaGGAGACCAGAGCATGAAATTCAGAGCCCTTTCAATATGCACATGGAATGTTACTTGAAAGGCCTTTACAGTGTTCACTGGACTTAAAGCACAGCATATGCACATGAACAGCAAAttaaattttcttttctttctaatGAATGTCAAATTGTCTAAAGGTACCTGGACAGGTCTTTGATTAggaaaatcttattttttagtTGATACATGCCACATATATGGTCATATCGTCAGAGACAGTGATATgttttcctctcctcctttgGAGGCAGTGCATACTGTAGCATGTGCTACCACTGGGCTGGCGAGGGCTGTCCTATTGCTTTGACTCTTCTGAGAAGTTCCCATGATTAAGCAAATGTATCTGAACATATCTGTGCCACTCTCCATCCCAGTTTCtttatgaacatttttcattttaacataaaaagGGCAATTTccatagaaaaataaaatattttatttaaattgggcaccatttggtgttgtggttaaaGCTCTGGGTTATTGACCTGAGGCTCATCGGCTTGTGATCCCACTTAGGATACTGCAGTAATAGCCTTGAGACAAGGTACCATAGCATAATGGCTCCATTAGAACTACAGCTGTACAAATGGGTTACACAAATGTCATTTTGCAAATAATCATGTTTTGTGGGTTTACTACAAAAATAGTCATAGTCAAAGTCTGAGAATTTTACCGGTTTGGAGTTACTGATTATGACTGTACAATTAAGTGTtcagatttcattttcaaagaaatTCCTGaaggtatgtacagtatgtaaaatgtcttaaattgagtatttttaattgaattaagCAGAACCGTTGATGTAAATAGCATTTGAAGTGAACTTGCTTGTGCATTTACCCTGCACAAGAAATCCcatttgttcaaaagaaaataaattaaatagtgaCTTCAATTAGCAGCCCTTTCATACATGCCAGGACAAATTGCACTGCATAAGAAATTTATgatgaatttcattttttttttaaagtattttatgtGGTGGTGCTTTTAAAATGCCACAGTATTTGTATTAGCTATACAAAGCAATTTTGCATATCTTATGGGTATGAATATTCACATTGTCTTTATAAATTGAATTGGCTACAGGACCCATATTGCTGCgttttaaaattatatataattacaaaATGTAGAACATTGTTAGAAAATGTTTACTTGTATATTACAACTgatttacagtatgtttcaTATAAAATGAAGTATTGAACAAACAGCATTTCAAAAATAACCTGCATTTGTTTtgaatgcttttatttccatTGATTTCCATTGTTTTGCTCCATTTTATGACAGCCATATAAACAGATTCTGGTTTGTTAATACAAAAACTGTCACTGATATCCCTATGTAAACTGGTAGGTGTTATTGATTCATTTTTTGTTCTTAGAAGTGGGTTGTTATAAATTATGAACAGTGTTTTAAAAACTTTGAAAAACATAACTACATCCCAGACCTACATGGGGGAGGGGCATGATATGCTTGTATTCTCTTGTTGTATTTCTGCAAGAGAAAGCCATTTGCTTGATATGCCAGTGCACACTAAATCAACTGAGGTAATGACGCTACTTCATATCTATGATTGTCATCACCTGTAATACCCTGCCCTGTGTAACAGTGCACATATCCGTTTCGCGGGTCCGTCTCTCTGTGGGGAAGCCACACATTGCCACAGGCTTTCCATGGAAAAAGGTTCAGTGCTGAAGGGGCGGGGCTATGTTTGGCAAGAAGGGTCCTGATCCTTTGTAAGAGGTGCACTGGagctgtcactcaaacacacaggcctGTCCCAGTCCTCTCACCTACAGATCAGTGCCTTTTATATCCCGCTATAAGAAGGCACTTCTTTTGTTAATTAGCCAGCAGGtgcatttttgtctttgtttagcCGATGCTATAAAGTCGTTATGCATATCATTTCGTCTGCTAAGTCCTCCTCATACTTTCTGCCCGGCTCTGGTTCCTCGTCGCTGTAGCCGGCGGCATAGTCCAGGAGATCGTCCCTGGGGTCGAGGATGGGAAACATCTCCCCGTTGACCCCGGTGGAGATGCTGCCATTCAGGAGGTTGCTGGCGGCGCTCTCCATCTCGTCGATCGTCATCTCACAGGCGTCTGCGATCTCGTGCTTCGTCGCCGCAACAAACCGCGGATCCTTCGCATATCTCCCCAGCCCTTCCGATATCAGAACCTGCAGGACAGCGGAAAACGTGACACCCCGTCGGTGCATTGCAATGACATTTTACATGCGATTCTGTTGTGGTGTTGCGTCAGGATTGCCCTTACCGCTTCCACCAGACTGGTGGCACTTCCCCTTTTCTGGTGGTAGTGGGCGCGGAACTCGGCAGGGACCTGCAGGTGCGCCGGTGGGCATTCGGCCTGGTCTGTGTACCAGGAGCTTTTGCACACGGACGACTGGCTGCTGCTCACGCTCCTGCAGGGCCGGTCCGCCTGGATCAGAGGGGTGTAGTAGGGCGACTGGTCTCTGCTGCTGGGCGTGGTGGGAGGCGTGGCCCACGACCGCACGGAGCGGGTCGGCGACAGCCTCTGGGCTCGGCTCGAGTCCAGACCGGCGACAGCCATCACCTGGGAAACGGGGAGAGATGCAGCAGGCAACATATCAGGAGTTAATAGggattatgagtgtgtgtgtgtgtgtgtgtatgcatgtgtgtctgtatgtgtctgtacgcatgtgtgtgtctgcatatgtgtgtttgtgcatgtgtgggtgtgtccgtatgtgtgtgtgtgcccatgtgtgtgtgtgtgcctgtgtgtgtgtgtgtatgtgcatgtgtgtgcgtgtgtgtgcatgtgtgtgtgtgcctgtgtgtgcgtgtgtgtgcctgtgtgtgtgtgtgtgagtgtgtgtgactgtgtctgtgtgtgagtgtgtgtgtgtgtgtgagtgtgtgtgtgtgtgtgtgtgtgtctgtgtgtgtgtgtgtatgtgcatgtgtgtgcgtgtgtgtgcatgtgtgtgtgtgcctgtgtgtgtgtgtgcgtgtgtgtgcctgtgtgtgtgtgtgtgtgtgagtgtgtgtgactgtgtctgtgtgtgagtgtgtgtgtgtgtgtgagtgtgtgtgtgtgtgtgtgtgtgtctgtgtgtgtgtgtgtgtgtgtgtgtgtgtgtctgtgtgtgagtgtgtgtgtgtgtgtgtgtgtgtgtgtgtgagtgtgtgtgtgtgagtgtgtgtgtgtgtgagtgtgtgtgtgagtgtgtgtgactgtgtgtgtgtgtgtgtgtgtctgtgtgtgagcccaACCTGGTGCTGCATCAGGTGCAGaggtagagcagtgtgctgtggcAGGCGAGGTGACAGTGGGATTTCGTCCTGACTGCTCTGTCTGCGCAGACACTCAAAGCTGAAGGCTGGCCTCTGGTGGGCTTCTCCCCGGAAAAGAAAGGTTAAAGCTTACAGTTAAGCAATGAAGCTTTTGTTCTGATTAATCTAAGTCATACAACCTTGCCAACTGTAACATAGCACGTACTGGAGTTAGTGCTGACACAGTGCACTCACCTTGAGGAGTGAGAGGAAGCAGCCGTCTCTTCGGTGACGTCCGTGACTCATGGTAGATGGGTGGCTCATCATCGTCATGGCAACCTTGAGGGTGATGGTAACCC
Above is a genomic segment from Conger conger chromosome 10, fConCon1.1, whole genome shotgun sequence containing:
- the chdh gene encoding choline dehydrogenase, mitochondrial — protein: MLFAKLARVERLTGVTAWQKLLIPLSQQEFPRHYSTSLALKKSPSFSYVIVGGGSAGCVLANRLSENAEDSVLLLEAGPKDMVLNSTRLTWKIHMPAALVYNLCDDRYNWFYHTRPQKHMDGRVLYWPRGRVWGGSSSLNAMVYIRGHAEDYNRWHREGAVGWDYEHCLPYFRKAQSHELGANRYRGGNGPLHVSRGKTDHLLHQAFIEAGQQAGYPFTDDMNGYQQEGLGWMDMTIYKGKRWSTASAYLRPALSRANLKTEVRSLTTKVLFEGTKAVGVEYMQNGEKKKVYAEKEVILSGGAINSPQLLMLSGVGNGDDLKKLDIPVVAHLPGVGSNLQDHLELYVQQECIQPITLYKAQQPFHMIKIGLEWLLKYTGYGATAHLESGGFIRSRPGVTHPDIQFHFLPSQVIDHGRVNPKLEAYQVHVGPMRSTSTGWLKLQSTNPLEHPLIEPNCMSTDLDVQEFRDCVKLSREIFAQRAFDQFRGREVQPGPKVQSDKEIDAFVRQRADSAYHPSCTCKMGQPSDPMAVVDPHTRVIGVENLRVVDASIMPSVVSGNLNAPTIMIAEKAADIIKGRPPLQDHDVPVYQPPSLETQR